One stretch of Erpetoichthys calabaricus chromosome 14, fErpCal1.3, whole genome shotgun sequence DNA includes these proteins:
- the LOC114664300 gene encoding protein HEXIM1-like yields the protein MVDVLTAASPSFCLAEPAGDHASESLIEEPTAAGAVPQDCSADHQQLPPESHVNRKKHRRRPSKKKRRWKPYFRLSWEEKKELDERETARASRLCEKKFAKGQPVAPYNTTQFLMEEHDGKEPDLKPELCARRPAWASRSEDTASEEELLEPEEEEDSGGSDGVGQASREFLQRDFSETYARYHAESLQNMSKQELVQEYLELEKCLSRLEEENNRLRDRGSASADGTVPPPPPASGLRTRELEAELEKLRAQNRELLRENELLRQERADPKAPAGQ from the coding sequence ATGGTCGACGTGCTGACGGCGGCGAGTCCGTCCTTCTGCTTGGCCGAGCCAGCTGGGGACCACGCGTCAGAAAGTCTGATTGAAGAGCCCACGGCGGCGGGTGCTGTGCCCCAGGACTGCTCGGCTGACCACCAGCAGCTCCCTCCAGAGTCGCACGTCAACCGCAAGAAGCACCGGCGGCGGCCCTCCAAGAAGAAGCGGCGCTGGAAGCCCTACTTCAGACTGTCCTGGGAAGAGAAGAAGGAGCTGGACGAGCGGGAGACGGCCAGGGCGTCGCGCCTGTGCGAGAAGAAGTTTGCCAAGGGCCAGCCGGTGGCCCCCTACAACACCACGCAGTTCCTGATGGAGGAGCACGACGGCAAGGAGCCCGACCTGAAGCCCGAGCTGTGCGCGCGCCGGCCGGCCTGGGCCAGTCGCTCAGAGGACACGGCCAGCGAAGAGGAGCTCCTCGAGcccgaggaggaggaggacagcgGTGGCAGCGACGGCGTGGGGCAGGCGAGCCGCGAGTTTCTGCAGCGGGACTTTTCAGAGACGTACGCCCGCTACCACGCCGAGAGTCTGCAGAACATGAGCAAGCAGGAGCTGGTCCAGGAGTACTTGGAGCTGGAGAAGTGCCTGTCCCGCCTGGAGGAGGAGAACAACCGGCTCCGGGACCGCGGCAGTGCCAGCGCGGATGGCACCGTGCCCCCGCCGCCCCCCGCCTCGGGCCTGCGGACACGGGAGCTGGAGGCCGAGCTGGAGAAGCTGCGGGCGCAGAACCGAGAGCTGCTGCGGGAGAACGAGCTGCTGAGGCAAGAAAGGGCGGACCCCAAAGCCCCCGCCGGACAGTGA
- the LOC114664296 gene encoding uncharacterized protein LOC114664296 isoform X2, producing MAAGKSPTSKVASAHEDLEEDPLDLPPLSDVDTAEEGDPPMAVWLEEDKPELTPGSAEDLQIKMEIEEPGAGAASLDTPGRQSFQLRGCQVIVEVLESEKERSEEAEVFGRPKEPSQMCKEEELFSCPYCRASFAGEPFLEEHLKTRHPKTTGSGPVLPLGPATQELCDSSSSCSSSSWSDAQSDWRRWKMLMRSRDKRKPNFTENEVDIIIAEVKKNAKVLFNREKQWNMRDKMKVWQDIAIKVSALGQSRRSRKEVKKKWYDLKRNPREGLAEWLRAQGWGSEKVREPPVERSVASSAEPALAEGASVAEGASRPEEEGHDEPSVPTEEQESDHPEQEICSAPESLLPHEDAQSPVTDSAPSDLSHSTSGLLAIVEQLLKAQQETNAKLDSLTKTVRCGFADFSGVGHNGLAGSVGSMERSVVKVSRCLAQIERKMDVWAEKMSQAQAEQMKVIENVTATLNLVATQLALVAPSRVSPCPTKPQKSPSELES from the exons ATGGCCGCCGGCAAGTCCCCCACATCCAAGGTGGCATCTGCACACGAGGACTTAGAAGAGGATCCTCTGGACCTGCCACCTCTGAGTGACGTGGACACTGCCGAGGAGGGTGACCCGCCGATGGCGGTCTGGCTGGAAGAAG ATAAACCAGAGCTGACGCCGGGGTCCGCGGAGGACTTGCAGATTAAAATGGAGATCGAGGAGCCTGGCGCTGGGGCAGCCAGCCTCGACACCCCTGGGCGGCAGTCGTTTCAGCTGAGGGGCTGCCAGGTGATCGTCGAAGTGCTCGAGTCTGAGAAGGAACGTTCTGAAGAGGCTGAAGTGTTCGGGAGGCCTAAGGAGCCCTCGCAGATGT GTAAGGAGGAGGAGTTGTTCAGCTGCCCCTACTGCAGGGCCTCGTTTGCTGGAGAGCCATTCCTGGAGGAGCACCTGAAGACGAGGCACCCCAAGACCACGGGGAGCGGACCCGTCCTGCCCCTG GGCCCAGCGACGCAGGAGCTGTGTGACTCTTCATCGTCCTGCAGCAGCTCCTCGTGGTCAGACGCCCAGTCAGACTGGCGTCGTTGGAAGATGTTGATGCGAAGCCGAGACAAGAGGAAGCCCAACTTCACAGAGAATGAAGTGGACATCATCATCGCCGAGGTGAAGAAGAACGCAAAAGTCCTCTTCAACCGGGAGAAGCAGTGGAACATGCGAGACAAGATGAAGGTGTGGCAGGACATCGCCATCAAGGTCAGTGCCCTGGGGCAGAGCCGGCGCTCCCGCAAagaggtgaagaagaagtggtaCGACCTGAAGAGGAACCCCCGAGAGGGCCTGGCGGAGTGGCTGCGGGCACAGGGCTGGGGCAGTGAGAAGGTGCGAGAGCCACCCGTGGAGCGCAGTGTGGCATCCTCAGCGGAGCCAGCCCTGGCAGAGGGAGCCTCGGTGGCAGAGGGAGCTTCG CGGCCTGAAGAGGAGGGCCACGATGAACCATCTGTGCCCACGGAAGAGCAGGAATCGGACCACCCCGAGCAAGAGATCTGCAGTGCCCCAGAGAGCCTTTTGCCACATGAGGATGCCCAGAGCCCGGTGACAGACAGCGCCCCTTCTGACCTCAGCCACAGCACTTCAGGGCTCCTGGCCATCGTGGAGCAGCTGTTAAAGGCACAGCAAGAGACCAACGCCAAGTTGGACAGCCTGACCAAAACTGTCCGCTGCGGCTTCGCTGACTTTAGTGGCGTCGGCCACAATGGGCTGGCTGGCAGTGTTGGCAGTATGGAGCGCAGCGTGGTAAAGGTGAGCAGATGCCTGGCACAGATTGAGAGGAAGATGGACGTTTGGGCCGAAAAGATGAGCCAGGCACAGGCAGAACAGATGAAAGTCATTGAGAACGTGACGGCCACGCTGAACCTCGTCGCCACACAGCTGGCCTTGGTGGCACCCTCTAGAGTCTCGCCGTGTCCCACCAAGCCTCAAAAGTCACCGTCAGAACTCGAATCGTGA
- the LOC114664296 gene encoding uncharacterized protein LOC114664296 isoform X1, with translation MAAGKSPTSKVASAHEDLEEDPLDLPPLSDVDTAEEGDPPMAVWLEEDKPELTPGSAEDLQIKMEIEEPGAGAASLDTPGRQSFQLRGCQVIVEVLESEKERSEEAEVFGRPKEPSQMCKEEELFSCPYCRASFAGEPFLEEHLKTRHPKTTGSGPVLPLGPATQELCDSSSSCSSSSWSDAQSDWRRWKMLMRSRDKRKPNFTENEVDIIIAEVKKNAKVLFNREKQWNMRDKMKVWQDIAIKVSALGQSRRSRKEVKKKWYDLKRNPREGLAEWLRAQGWGSEKVREPPVERSVASSAEPALAEGASVAEGASVADVNERPEEEGHDEPSVPTEEQESDHPEQEICSAPESLLPHEDAQSPVTDSAPSDLSHSTSGLLAIVEQLLKAQQETNAKLDSLTKTVRCGFADFSGVGHNGLAGSVGSMERSVVKVSRCLAQIERKMDVWAEKMSQAQAEQMKVIENVTATLNLVATQLALVAPSRVSPCPTKPQKSPSELES, from the exons ATGGCCGCCGGCAAGTCCCCCACATCCAAGGTGGCATCTGCACACGAGGACTTAGAAGAGGATCCTCTGGACCTGCCACCTCTGAGTGACGTGGACACTGCCGAGGAGGGTGACCCGCCGATGGCGGTCTGGCTGGAAGAAG ATAAACCAGAGCTGACGCCGGGGTCCGCGGAGGACTTGCAGATTAAAATGGAGATCGAGGAGCCTGGCGCTGGGGCAGCCAGCCTCGACACCCCTGGGCGGCAGTCGTTTCAGCTGAGGGGCTGCCAGGTGATCGTCGAAGTGCTCGAGTCTGAGAAGGAACGTTCTGAAGAGGCTGAAGTGTTCGGGAGGCCTAAGGAGCCCTCGCAGATGT GTAAGGAGGAGGAGTTGTTCAGCTGCCCCTACTGCAGGGCCTCGTTTGCTGGAGAGCCATTCCTGGAGGAGCACCTGAAGACGAGGCACCCCAAGACCACGGGGAGCGGACCCGTCCTGCCCCTG GGCCCAGCGACGCAGGAGCTGTGTGACTCTTCATCGTCCTGCAGCAGCTCCTCGTGGTCAGACGCCCAGTCAGACTGGCGTCGTTGGAAGATGTTGATGCGAAGCCGAGACAAGAGGAAGCCCAACTTCACAGAGAATGAAGTGGACATCATCATCGCCGAGGTGAAGAAGAACGCAAAAGTCCTCTTCAACCGGGAGAAGCAGTGGAACATGCGAGACAAGATGAAGGTGTGGCAGGACATCGCCATCAAGGTCAGTGCCCTGGGGCAGAGCCGGCGCTCCCGCAAagaggtgaagaagaagtggtaCGACCTGAAGAGGAACCCCCGAGAGGGCCTGGCGGAGTGGCTGCGGGCACAGGGCTGGGGCAGTGAGAAGGTGCGAGAGCCACCCGTGGAGCGCAGTGTGGCATCCTCAGCGGAGCCAGCCCTGGCAGAGGGAGCCTCGGTGGCAGAGGGAGCTTCGGTGGCAGACGTTAACG AGCGGCCTGAAGAGGAGGGCCACGATGAACCATCTGTGCCCACGGAAGAGCAGGAATCGGACCACCCCGAGCAAGAGATCTGCAGTGCCCCAGAGAGCCTTTTGCCACATGAGGATGCCCAGAGCCCGGTGACAGACAGCGCCCCTTCTGACCTCAGCCACAGCACTTCAGGGCTCCTGGCCATCGTGGAGCAGCTGTTAAAGGCACAGCAAGAGACCAACGCCAAGTTGGACAGCCTGACCAAAACTGTCCGCTGCGGCTTCGCTGACTTTAGTGGCGTCGGCCACAATGGGCTGGCTGGCAGTGTTGGCAGTATGGAGCGCAGCGTGGTAAAGGTGAGCAGATGCCTGGCACAGATTGAGAGGAAGATGGACGTTTGGGCCGAAAAGATGAGCCAGGCACAGGCAGAACAGATGAAAGTCATTGAGAACGTGACGGCCACGCTGAACCTCGTCGCCACACAGCTGGCCTTGGTGGCACCCTCTAGAGTCTCGCCGTGTCCCACCAAGCCTCAAAAGTCACCGTCAGAACTCGAATCGTGA